One part of the Chryseobacterium sp. 7 genome encodes these proteins:
- a CDS encoding GIY-YIG nuclease family protein encodes MKIYYVYIVKCSDSSYYTGFTNDLERRINEHNDGLNPESYTYTRKPVELVFYHEFNDVTQAITFEKQIKGWSRKKKEAIINDNWDLLPELSKNRMKD; translated from the coding sequence ATGAAAATATATTATGTATACATTGTAAAATGTTCTGATAGTTCTTATTATACAGGCTTTACCAATGATTTGGAAAGAAGAATTAATGAACATAATGACGGATTAAATCCTGAAAGCTACACGTATACGAGAAAACCTGTTGAACTTGTTTTCTATCATGAATTTAATGATGTTACTCAAGCCATAACCTTTGAAAAACAAATTAAAGGCTGGAGTAGAAAAAAGAAAGAAGCAATAATAAATGATAACTGGGATTTATTACCCGAGTTATCCAAAAATAGGATGAAAGATTAG
- a CDS encoding cell division protein FtsQ/DivIB — protein sequence MKNKYRILKIVVTVIILGLLLSFSLKRFSRQQITDNKISVKMSEKTPVYFVDEKDIREIVKKENPSGNVGDLNIPSLEKKINALPAVDSANVYLNLNGKLNLDIKQRVPVFRLNKDGKDFYVDEKGIEFPISRTYSHPCMLVTGNVKPDEYEKLAELVEKIDKDDFSKKYFIGISKNKESYSLLTSEGNYRVEIGDLDNIDFKVKGFKTFVEKYLVYQDPQKYSMVSVKYQNQIVTTLNPYFKENDSILKAGKMELAKAPTIAAKKTETKPKIAEAKKASSTPAKPKEATKTKAHTKETKKTEKKATASAKPKPKAKVKIE from the coding sequence ATGAAAAATAAATACAGAATATTAAAAATTGTTGTCACTGTAATCATCCTTGGATTGTTACTGAGTTTCTCGTTGAAGAGATTCAGCCGGCAACAGATTACCGACAATAAGATTTCTGTAAAAATGAGCGAGAAAACTCCGGTGTATTTCGTGGATGAAAAAGACATCAGGGAGATCGTAAAAAAAGAAAATCCATCTGGAAATGTAGGTGATCTTAACATCCCTTCTTTAGAAAAAAAAATAAATGCTCTTCCTGCTGTTGACAGTGCCAATGTCTACCTGAATCTCAATGGGAAGCTGAATCTGGATATTAAGCAGAGAGTTCCCGTATTCAGGCTTAATAAAGATGGAAAAGATTTTTATGTAGATGAAAAAGGAATTGAATTTCCTATCTCAAGAACCTATTCGCATCCATGTATGCTGGTAACCGGAAATGTAAAGCCGGATGAATATGAAAAGCTGGCAGAACTGGTAGAAAAAATCGATAAGGATGATTTCAGTAAGAAATATTTTATCGGAATCTCAAAAAATAAAGAGAGTTACAGCCTTCTGACAAGCGAAGGAAACTACAGAGTAGAAATTGGAGATCTTGATAATATTGATTTTAAAGTAAAAGGATTTAAAACTTTTGTAGAAAAATACCTGGTCTATCAGGATCCTCAGAAATACAGCATGGTTTCTGTAAAATATCAGAACCAGATTGTCACTACTTTAAATCCATATTTTAAAGAAAATGACAGTATTTTAAAAGCAGGAAAAATGGAATTGGCAAAAGCCCCTACAATAGCGGCTAAAAAAACAGAAACTAAACCAAAAATAGCGGAAGCGAAAAAAGCAAGTTCCACACCGGCCAAACCGAAAGAGGCTACAAAGACAAAAGCACATACAAAGGAAACGAAAAAAACAGAGAAAAAAGCCACTGCCTCGGCAAAACCCAAGCCCAAGGCAAAAGTAAAAATAGAATAA
- the murC gene encoding UDP-N-acetylmuramate--L-alanine ligase has protein sequence MNILQTYQTFYFVGIGGIGMSALARYFNASGKKVLGYDKTNTKLTQNLMNEGIDIVFEDLIDERITSLQKEDTLVIYTPAIKTLGILDYFNQNQFEVLKRAKVLGLITENTDCIAIAGTHGKTTTSTLVAHLCKEADLPFSCFLGGISENFKSNFLYNGSKYSVVEADEYDRSFLNLSPDWAVVTSTDADHLDIYGDKSHIEEGFRQFAALVPNDQQLFVRKGLEIGRGHKTYAVNEPADYYSDNLRMEHDKIYFDFHTPTETIKDFVWEIPGIHNVENATVALAILHNLGADFDTLKKAIANFKGIKRRYTKHIYQNGKIYIDDYAHHPTEINAVMGSIKTFYPDKKLLVAFQPHLFSRTRDFADGFAESLSKADELILLDIYPARELQENFEGITSSWLLDKVTLDKKEVSTLSDAFEKIKEKDFDILLTVGAGNIDTLYDPICEWINKL, from the coding sequence ATGAACATTTTACAAACATATCAAACTTTTTACTTCGTCGGAATCGGAGGTATCGGAATGAGTGCATTGGCACGTTATTTCAATGCTTCCGGGAAAAAAGTATTGGGTTATGACAAAACCAATACAAAGCTGACTCAGAACCTGATGAACGAAGGAATTGATATTGTTTTTGAAGATCTTATTGATGAAAGGATCACTTCCCTTCAGAAAGAAGATACTCTGGTTATTTATACTCCGGCGATCAAAACGCTTGGAATATTGGATTACTTCAACCAAAATCAGTTTGAAGTTCTAAAAAGGGCTAAAGTTTTAGGTCTAATTACAGAAAACACAGACTGTATTGCCATTGCAGGAACTCATGGAAAGACTACTACGTCTACCCTTGTAGCTCACTTATGTAAAGAAGCAGATCTTCCTTTCTCATGCTTTTTGGGAGGAATTTCTGAAAACTTTAAATCCAACTTCCTGTACAACGGTTCCAAATATTCTGTAGTAGAGGCAGACGAATATGACAGAAGCTTCCTGAACCTGTCTCCGGACTGGGCAGTTGTGACTTCTACAGACGCAGATCACCTGGATATTTATGGAGATAAAAGCCATATTGAAGAAGGTTTCAGACAGTTTGCAGCTTTGGTTCCCAATGATCAGCAGCTTTTTGTAAGAAAAGGATTAGAAATCGGCAGAGGACATAAAACCTATGCGGTGAACGAGCCTGCAGACTACTATTCTGACAACCTGAGAATGGAGCATGACAAAATTTATTTTGACTTTCATACTCCTACAGAAACCATTAAAGATTTTGTCTGGGAAATTCCGGGGATCCATAATGTGGAAAATGCTACTGTAGCACTGGCTATTCTGCATAATTTAGGCGCAGATTTTGATACGCTGAAAAAGGCAATTGCCAATTTTAAAGGAATTAAAAGAAGATACACGAAACATATTTATCAAAACGGTAAGATTTATATTGATGATTATGCCCACCATCCTACGGAAATTAACGCTGTAATGGGCTCAATAAAAACATTTTATCCTGATAAAAAACTATTGGTAGCCTTCCAGCCACACCTTTTCAGCAGAACAAGAGATTTTGCAGACGGATTTGCAGAAAGTTTAAGCAAAGCAGATGAGCTTATCCTTCTCGATATTTACCCTGCGAGAGAACTTCAGGAGAATTTTGAAGGAATTACTTCAAGCTGGCTGCTGGATAAAGTAACATTAGATAAAAAAGAAGTATCCACATTATCGGATGCTTTTGAAAAAATAAAAGAAAAAGATTTTGATATCCTTCTTACAGTAGGGGCAGGAAATATAGATACCCTGTACGATCCAATCTGTGAATGGATAAATAAATTGTAA
- the murG gene encoding undecaprenyldiphospho-muramoylpentapeptide beta-N-acetylglucosaminyltransferase translates to MDKKLKILLSGGGTGGHIFPAIAIADEIRKRFPDAEFLFIGANGKMEMEKVPQAGYKIEGIDIAGIDRGNLLSNLGLPFKILKSLSKSKRIIKNFAPDFAVGTGGFASGPALYEASKMGIPIFIQEQNAHAGVTNKILSKKAKAVFTAYPKVEGFPAEKIKFLGNPIRENIVSGMQDTAQAKEKMGLNKDKLTILSVGGSLGSRTLNNAWKSHLKQIVDQDYQLIWQTGKLDYKDILAETKDTDTRNIQILEFIKDMELAYSAADIIVSRAGAIAISELAVAQKPVLLVPFPFAAEDHQTKNAMNLVEKNAARMVKDSEMQEKFWNTLSEICENESVRKEMSDNLKYFAKPNAAKEIVDEIFKVIK, encoded by the coding sequence ATGGACAAAAAATTGAAAATATTATTATCAGGCGGAGGAACAGGAGGACATATCTTCCCTGCCATCGCTATTGCTGATGAGATCAGAAAAAGATTTCCTGATGCAGAATTTTTGTTCATTGGTGCCAATGGAAAGATGGAAATGGAAAAAGTTCCACAGGCAGGCTATAAAATTGAGGGAATTGATATTGCCGGAATTGACAGAGGAAATCTGCTATCGAATCTGGGACTTCCTTTCAAGATCCTGAAAAGTTTATCAAAATCTAAAAGGATTATCAAAAACTTTGCTCCGGATTTTGCCGTAGGAACAGGAGGATTTGCCAGCGGACCTGCTCTTTATGAAGCAAGTAAAATGGGAATTCCTATTTTCATCCAGGAACAAAATGCCCATGCAGGAGTAACCAATAAAATTTTAAGCAAGAAAGCTAAAGCCGTTTTCACCGCTTACCCTAAAGTAGAAGGTTTTCCAGCAGAAAAAATAAAATTTCTCGGAAATCCGATTCGTGAAAACATTGTTTCAGGAATGCAGGATACTGCTCAGGCAAAAGAAAAAATGGGATTAAATAAAGACAAACTTACGATTCTGTCTGTAGGAGGTTCTTTAGGTTCCAGAACATTGAATAATGCATGGAAGTCTCATTTAAAACAAATTGTAGATCAAGATTATCAGCTGATCTGGCAGACAGGAAAGCTTGATTATAAAGATATTTTAGCAGAAACAAAAGATACAGATACCAGAAATATTCAGATCCTTGAATTCATCAAAGATATGGAGCTGGCTTATTCTGCAGCGGATATCATTGTTTCCAGAGCTGGAGCTATTGCCATTTCAGAATTGGCTGTAGCACAAAAACCGGTGCTTTTGGTACCTTTCCCTTTTGCTGCGGAAGACCATCAAACCAAAAATGCCATGAATCTGGTTGAAAAAAATGCTGCAAGAATGGTGAAAGACTCTGAAATGCAGGAGAAATTCTGGAATACATTATCAGAAATCTGCGAAAATGAAAGTGTAAGAAAAGAAATGTCGGACAATCTTAAATATTTTGCCAAGCCCAACGCCGCAAAAGAGATTGTAGACGAAATTTTTAAAGTAATAAAATGA